The sequence below is a genomic window from Acidobacteriota bacterium.
AGGAAGTGACCGCGGACATCGTGCTGCCGGGGCTTTCCGCGGAGTTGCATATCGTCTTCGAGAACGCCACGGGCTTGACCCCTGCCAATTTGGGGCTTTCCGCTCAGCTGGTGAACCCTCTCGATCTGGGGCTCTTGGCGCGCCTTCCCACCATCACCGGACTGCTCCCCAGCAGTAACTTCCCGGTGCTTCTGACCCTCGATCCACCTCCTGCCAGCACCCTGTCAATGAACGGGGTGGTGACGGTGGAGATCTACACCACCGACCTGCTCTACCTGGCAGGCACCCTTCTGCGCCTCTACGCTGCTACACCCAGCGGAAGCTTCGAGGATGTCACCGCCTGGATGAGCTCGGGGAGCTTCCGCGTCGGCGCGGTCCATCCGGAGTTCGCCCGCGAGCATTTGATCGTGCTCGATCCCCGGCCGGTGGAGGCTGTGGTCAACCAGCAGCTCACCGCCTTGGAGTCGACTTTGGCGGCGCAGGTGCAGACCATCAACCCTACCCTCTGGGGCGAGCTGGACACTCTGCTGGAAGGCGTGCACGATGAGGTTTTGGCGGATGATCCGGAGGCGGCGTTGGAGTTGCTGGACGACTTCTCCGAGGAGGTGGTGACTCACAG
It includes:
- a CDS encoding DUF6689 family protein, with translation MANSARSVLFAIVLATLAFGASTASGQGIQNLQINGQEVTADIVLPGLSAELHIVFENATGLTPANLGLSAQLVNPLDLGLLARLPTITGLLPSSNFPVLLTLDPPPASTLSMNGVVTVEIYTTDLLYLAGTLLRLYAATPSGSFEDVTAWMSSGSFRVGAVHPEFAREHLIVLDPRPVEAVVNQQLTALESTLAAQVQTINPTLWGELDTLLEGVHDEVLADDPEAALELLDDFSEEVVTHSGQDIPDQWVAGGSLTNVAGELRANAARLAFSLQRQADGGLF